A single window of Halotalea alkalilenta DNA harbors:
- a CDS encoding UTRA domain-containing protein codes for MSDAPPRSIGAVGTIRQALVEQIGQGLLPPNGKLPAERRLSELFDTTRITLREALSQLEAEGLIYREERRGWFVSPARVRYNPLARTHFHAMVEAQGRSPATEVVHARLVPASGEVCALLALPALSKVIQIRRVRRIDGRQVLYVEHNLNPAYFPGLLELDLTRSLTELYAGQYGIRYGRVRFEITPIALAADAALALRAAAGSPALQITRVNRDQFDRIIDCDLEYWRHDAIQVSVEVPEQSE; via the coding sequence GTGTCCGATGCCCCACCACGTTCCATCGGCGCTGTCGGCACCATCAGACAGGCGCTGGTCGAGCAGATCGGCCAAGGCTTGCTGCCTCCGAACGGCAAGCTGCCGGCGGAGCGCAGGCTCAGCGAGCTGTTCGACACCACCCGGATCACCCTGCGCGAGGCGCTGAGCCAACTGGAGGCGGAGGGATTGATCTACCGCGAGGAGCGCAGGGGATGGTTCGTTTCGCCTGCCCGGGTGCGCTACAACCCGCTGGCACGCACCCACTTCCACGCCATGGTCGAGGCACAAGGCCGCTCACCCGCCACCGAGGTGGTTCATGCCCGGCTCGTTCCGGCCAGTGGCGAGGTCTGTGCCTTGCTTGCGCTGCCGGCGCTGTCCAAGGTGATCCAGATCCGCCGGGTGCGCAGGATCGACGGGCGCCAAGTGCTGTATGTCGAACACAATCTCAATCCGGCTTATTTCCCCGGCCTGCTCGAGCTCGATCTCACCCGCTCGCTCACCGAGCTCTATGCTGGGCAGTACGGCATTCGCTATGGCCGGGTGCGTTTCGAGATCACCCCGATCGCGCTGGCCGCCGACGCGGCGCTCGCGCTTCGGGCTGCGGCCGGTAGCCCGGCGCTGCAGATCACCCGGGTCAACCGGGATCAGTTCGACCGCATCATCGACTGCGACCTGGAGTACTGGCGTCACGATGCCATCCAGGTCAGCGTCGAAGTCCCCGAGCAGTCTGAATGA
- a CDS encoding ABC transporter substrate-binding protein — protein sequence MNRLLASMIGLTITMGCGLAAAEIPSELEEAARQEGRVDSVGMPDSWANWKDTWEDLQRIYGLEHIDTDMSSAQEIAKFAAEGENATADIGDVGASFGPRAVQRGVTQPYKPTTWAQIPDWAKDEDGHWALAYTGTIAFIVNTQLVDEVPHSWADLLEGDYKVTIGDVGAASQAASGVLAAAYANGGSEHDLTPALDFFAELAKQGRLSFTNPVISNIERGEVEVGIVWDFNALNYRDQIDRDRFEVLIPSDGSLTSGYTTIINKYAKHPNAAKLAREYIFSDAGQINLARGYARPIRAEHLTLPEDVAAQLLPAEQYAAARPVEDAAAWEQSAQRLPRQWQEHVLINMQ from the coding sequence ATGAATCGCTTGCTCGCTTCAATGATCGGTCTGACCATCACCATGGGCTGCGGCCTCGCCGCGGCCGAGATTCCCTCCGAGCTGGAAGAAGCCGCACGCCAGGAGGGCCGGGTCGACAGCGTAGGCATGCCGGACAGCTGGGCCAACTGGAAGGACACCTGGGAGGACCTGCAGCGGATCTATGGGCTCGAGCACATCGACACCGACATGAGCTCGGCCCAGGAAATCGCCAAGTTCGCCGCCGAGGGAGAGAACGCCACCGCCGACATCGGCGATGTCGGCGCCTCCTTCGGCCCGCGCGCGGTGCAAAGGGGCGTTACCCAGCCCTACAAACCGACCACCTGGGCACAGATTCCCGATTGGGCCAAAGATGAAGACGGCCACTGGGCGCTGGCCTACACCGGCACCATAGCCTTCATCGTCAACACGCAGCTGGTCGATGAGGTGCCCCATAGCTGGGCCGATCTGCTCGAAGGCGACTACAAGGTGACCATCGGTGACGTTGGCGCCGCTTCCCAGGCGGCAAGCGGGGTGCTCGCCGCAGCCTATGCCAACGGCGGCAGCGAACACGACCTGACACCGGCGCTCGACTTCTTCGCCGAGCTCGCAAAGCAAGGAAGGCTGTCGTTCACCAACCCGGTGATCAGCAACATCGAGCGCGGCGAAGTCGAGGTCGGCATCGTCTGGGACTTCAACGCCCTCAACTACCGCGACCAGATCGACCGCGACCGCTTCGAGGTGCTGATTCCCTCCGACGGTTCGCTGACCTCCGGCTATACCACGATCATCAACAAGTACGCCAAGCACCCCAACGCGGCCAAACTGGCCCGCGAGTACATTTTCTCCGATGCAGGCCAGATCAACCTGGCCCGCGGCTACGCCCGTCCGATCCGGGCCGAGCACCTCACCTTGCCCGAAGACGTCGCCGCCCAGCTGTTGCCAGCCGAGCAGTATGCCGCCGCCCGCCCGGTCGAAGATGCCGCCGCGTGGGAACAGAGCGCCCAGCGGCTGCCGCGGCAGTGGCAGGAGCACGTACTGATCAACATGCAGTGA
- a CDS encoding ABC transporter permease produces MKHRYWALLLLLPFILFFAVFQLVPLAWIMVASFVTVDGEWGLSNYRDVLDSPFYLQAIRYSLEISLWSSLLGLAIAVIGVQSLRQVDSRLRDMVISFTNMTSNFAGVPLAFAFIILLGFNGTLTLLLKQLGVIEGFNLYTKGGLILIYTYFQIPLGVLLLYPAFDALRDDWRESAALLGAGPLRYWRHIALPVLTPALLGTFVILLANALGAYATVYALTTGNFNVVPVRIAALVAGDIYLDPNLASALAMLLVALMAVITVVHQWLLKRSYHGKG; encoded by the coding sequence ATGAAGCATCGCTATTGGGCGCTGCTGCTGCTGTTGCCCTTCATCCTGTTCTTCGCCGTATTCCAACTCGTCCCGCTGGCCTGGATTATGGTGGCGAGCTTCGTCACCGTGGATGGGGAATGGGGCCTTTCGAACTATCGCGACGTGCTCGACTCGCCCTTCTACCTCCAGGCGATTCGCTACTCGCTGGAAATCTCGCTGTGGTCGAGCCTGCTGGGACTCGCGATCGCGGTGATCGGGGTGCAGTCGCTACGCCAGGTCGATTCCCGGCTGCGCGACATGGTGATCAGCTTCACCAACATGACCAGCAATTTCGCCGGCGTCCCGCTGGCCTTCGCCTTCATCATCCTGCTCGGCTTCAACGGTACCCTGACCCTACTGCTCAAGCAGCTCGGGGTGATCGAGGGCTTCAACCTGTACACCAAGGGTGGGCTGATCCTGATCTATACCTACTTCCAGATCCCCCTCGGCGTACTCCTGCTCTACCCCGCTTTCGACGCACTGCGCGACGACTGGCGTGAATCCGCAGCGCTGCTCGGCGCGGGTCCGCTGCGCTACTGGCGCCATATCGCCCTGCCGGTACTGACACCGGCTCTGCTCGGCACTTTCGTGATTCTGCTCGCCAACGCCTTGGGCGCCTACGCCACGGTCTATGCGCTGACCACTGGCAACTTCAACGTCGTACCGGTACGCATCGCCGCGCTGGTCGCCGGCGACATCTACCTCGACCCCAATCTCGCCAGCGCTCTGGCGATGCTGCTGGTCGCACTGATGGCGGTGATCACCGTGGTCCACCAGTGGCTGCTGAAGAGGAGCTACCATGGCAAGGGCTAG
- a CDS encoding carbohydrate ABC transporter permease: MTEAMSSIESPNRSGGPPRGRATRVRRQRVRAAWLFLSPMLIGLALVAGWPLLRTLWFSFTDAELNDLAAAQWIGFENYLLYEDGIWYGVLADPDWWNAVGNTLYFTVVSVSLEVVLGVIVALVLNAKFRGRTLVRAAMLIPWAIPTVVSAQMWAWMLNDQFGILNHALMVLGVLDAPLAWTADANLSMWAVIMVDVWKTTPFVALLVLAALQMLPSDCYEAAEVDGIHPVRVFFRVTLPLITPALLVAVIFRVLDGLRIFDLVYVLTSNSASTMTMSVYARQQLVEFQDVGYGSAASTLLFLVISLIAVIYLYLGRRQLGVSR, encoded by the coding sequence ATGACCGAAGCCATGTCATCGATCGAGTCACCGAACCGCAGCGGCGGCCCCCCTCGCGGGCGGGCGACTCGGGTGCGTCGCCAACGGGTGCGCGCCGCCTGGTTGTTTCTCTCTCCCATGCTCATCGGCCTTGCGCTGGTCGCGGGCTGGCCGCTGCTACGCACGCTGTGGTTCAGCTTCACCGACGCCGAGCTCAATGACCTGGCCGCCGCGCAGTGGATCGGGTTCGAGAACTACCTGCTCTATGAGGATGGTATTTGGTACGGCGTGCTCGCCGATCCGGACTGGTGGAACGCGGTGGGCAACACGCTTTACTTCACCGTGGTATCGGTGAGTCTCGAGGTGGTGCTCGGGGTGATCGTTGCGCTGGTGCTCAACGCCAAGTTCAGAGGGCGCACGCTGGTTCGGGCGGCGATGCTGATTCCCTGGGCGATCCCGACCGTGGTGTCGGCGCAGATGTGGGCATGGATGCTCAACGACCAGTTCGGCATCCTCAATCATGCGCTGATGGTGCTGGGCGTGCTCGACGCGCCGCTGGCCTGGACCGCCGATGCCAATCTTTCGATGTGGGCGGTGATCATGGTCGATGTATGGAAGACCACGCCGTTCGTGGCGCTTTTGGTGCTCGCTGCGCTGCAGATGCTGCCCTCGGACTGCTACGAGGCCGCGGAGGTCGATGGCATCCACCCCGTGCGGGTGTTCTTCCGCGTCACCCTGCCACTGATCACCCCGGCGCTGCTGGTCGCGGTGATCTTCCGCGTGCTCGACGGGCTGCGCATCTTCGACCTGGTCTACGTGCTGACCTCCAACTCGGCGAGCACCATGACCATGTCGGTCTATGCTCGCCAGCAGCTGGTCGAGTTCCAGGACGTCGGCTACGGCAGTGCCGCCTCCACGCTGCTGTTTTTGGTGATCTCGCTGATCGCAGTGATCTATCTCTACCTTGGCCGTCGTCAACTGGGAGTCTCGAGATGA